From Mumia sp. ZJ1417:
CTGCGCGAGGGCGCGGCGGCCGAGGTCGGGCTCGTCGTGATGGACGAGTTCCACTTCTACTCCGAGCCGGACCGTGGCTGGGCGTGGGAGGTCCCGCTGCTCGAGCTGCCCCATGCGCAGTTCCTCCTGATGTCGGCCACGCTGGGAGACACCGCCCGCTTCGAAGAGGACCTCACCCGCCGTACGGGCCGAGAGACGACCCTCGTCGCCGGCACCGAGCGGCCGGTCCCGCTCGTCCACGAGTACGTCACCTCCCCCGTGCATGAGACGGTCGAGGAGCTGCTCGCGACCGGGCAGTCGCCGATCTACATCGTGCACTTCACGCAGGCCTCGGCCATCGAGCGCGCACAGGCGCTGTCGAGCATCAATGTGACGACCCGTGCGGAGAAGGACACGATCGCCGCCGCGCTCGGTGACTTCCGGTTCCAGACGGGGTTCGGCAAGACGTTGTCGCGACTGGTCCGGATGGGCATCGGCGTGCACCACGCAGGGATGCTTCCGCGCTACCGGCGCCTCGTCGAGCGGCTCACCCAGAAGGGCCTGCTCAAGGTCGTCTGCGGCACGGACACGCTCGGCGTCGGCATCAACGTGCCGATCCGTACGGTCTTGTTCTCGGGGCTGTCGAAGTACGACGGCATCCGCCAGCGGCACCTGCACGTGCGCGAGTTCCAGCAGATCGCGGGGCGGGCCGGCCGCGCCGGGTACGACACGATCGGCCGTGTCGTCGTCCAGGCACCCGAGCACGAGGTCGAGAACGCCAAGATGGTCCGCAAGGCAGGCGACGACGTCAAGAAGCTGCGTCGGATCCAGCGCAAGAAGCCGCCCGAGGGCTTCGTCAACTGGTCCGACCGGACGTTCGACAAGCTCTCCACCGGCCAGCCGGAGCCGCTCGCGTCGCGGATGCGGATGACGCACGCGATGGTGCTGAACCTCGTCGCGCGTCCCGGCGACGCCCGCGCCGCCGTGAAGTCGCTGGTCATGGACAGCCACGCGAGCGAGGCAGACCAGGAGCGGATGCTCGCCGAGGCGGAGTCGATCTTCGAGACGCTGATCGAGGGCGGTGTCGTTGAGGAGCTGGCCGAGCCCGACGCCGAGGGCCGCACCGTACGGCTGACGGTCGACCTACAGGCGGACTTCGCGCTCAACCAGCCGCTCGCCCCGTTCGCCGTCGCCGCGCTCGAGATCCTCGACCCCGAGTCACCGACGTACGCGCTCGAGGTCGTCTCGGTCTTCGAGGCGATCCTGGAGGACCCGCGCCCGATCATCAGCGCCCAGCGCAACCGTGCCAAGGGCGAGGCCGTGGCCGAGATGAAGGCCGAGGGGCTGGAGTACGAGGAGCGCATGGAGCTCCTCGAGGAGGTCGAGCACCCCCAGCCGCTGCGCGACGAGTTGGAAGTCGCGTACGAGGCCTACCGCACCGGACACCCCTGGGTCTCCGACTACGAGCTCAAGCCGAAGTCCGTCGCCCGCGAGATGTGGGAGCGGTCGATGACGTTCGCCGAGTACGTGAGCATGTACCAGCTCGCGCGCTCCGAGGGGCTCGTGCTGCGCTACCTGTCGGACATCTACCGGACGCTGCGCCACACGGTCCCCGACAGCTATGTGACCGACGAGATCGACGACATCACGTACTGGCTCGGCGAGGTCGTCCGCCAGACCGACTCGAGCCTCCTCGACGAGTGGGAGGCGCTCGCGTCGGGCGAGGGCGGCTCGGTCGACGTGGTGATCGCCCAGCACGAAGCCCTCGACGCCGGCCCGCCTCCGGTCACGGCCAACGAGCGGGCGTTCCGGGTGCTGGTCCGCAACGCACTGTTCCGCCGGGTCGAGCTGATGGCGCTGCGTCGCTGGATCGACCTCGGCGCGATGGACGGTGCCGCCGGGTGGAACGCCGACGTGTGGCAGGAGGCGATCCAGGACTACTTCGCCGAGTACGACACGCTCGGCACCGGCCCCGACGCGCGCGGCCCCGCGATGCTCGTCGTCGACACCGACCCCTCGCTGGTCGACACCGACCCCTCGCCGGTCGACACCGACCCCTCGCCGGTCGACACCGACCCCTCGCTGGTCGAGCCTGTCGAGACCCCCCGCGTCTGGCACGTGCGCCAGATCCTCGACGACCCCGAGGGCGACCGCGACTGGGCCATCTTCGCCACAGTGCACCTCGACGCGTCCGACGAAGCGGGCGAGGCAGTCGTGCAGATCACGGATGTGGGCCCCCAGACGGACACAGGCGTCTGACGCCGGACGGCACCTCGTACCGTGTCTCCGTGGCTCTCTTCTTCGTCGCCGATCCGACCGTCACGCGACCGGTACGGGCGGGTCTGCTCAAGACCTGGACCGACGCCTCGAACGCCGGTGGTGCGATCGGGTTCGTCCCGCCGGTCTCCCCGCTCGACGTCGAGCCGATCCTCGACGAGCAGCTGGCGGCGGTCGCCGACGGCCGCATCCGGATGGTTGTCGGCCTCGACGGCGACCAGGTGCGGGCCGCCGGGTTCCTGGAGTCGAACTCCCACCGCCTGATGCAGCACTGGGTCTGGGCGACGACCATCATGGTCCACCCCACGGCCCAGGGGCGCGGCGCCGGTTTCGCGCTGATGCTCGCGCTCGGCTCGCTGGCGCGCAGCATGCCCGGCATCGAGGCCGTACGCCTCAGCTGCCGTGGCGGGCTCGGGCTCGAGCACTTCTACGCGCGCTGCGGCTACAAGGAGGTCGGCCGCGTTCCGGGGGCGATCCGCGTCGGCCATGGTGACGACCGAGACGACATCACGATGCTGCTCACGCTCGAATCCCGCTCCCACCCGGAGCGGTGAATCAGGTCCCACGCGCGTCGCCGCGGTGGGACCTGGCTCACCTCCGCAGGGGTGGTCGCGGGACCGGACGGGCACGCCGCACCGCACCGCCCTAGGCTCGGGCGGGTGGGAAGCAGCGTCTACATCGCGTCCGTCGAGGGGTTCACCGGCAAGTCCACCGTGGCGCTCGGCGTCGTCGAACAGCTGTCACGGCGGGTACGCCGCGTGGGTGTCTTCCGTCCGATCGTGCGCGGAGACGTCGCGGCCACAGGCGGCAGGGACTACGTCCTCGACATGCTGGTGGCGCACGACGCGGTGACGACCTCGTACGAGGAGGCCGTCGGCACGACGTACGAGGAGATCCACGCCGATCCCGTCGCGGCGATGGAGCAGATCATCGACCGCCACGCGGCGGTCGCCGCGGCGTGCGACGTGGTCGTGGTGGTCGGCACGGACTACACGGACGTGGCCGCGCCCACCGAGTTCGCGTACAACGCACGGGTCGCGGCCAACCTCGCGTCGCCGGTGCTGCTCGTGCTCAACGGCGCCGACCGTACGCGCGCCGAGGTCGCGGGCATCTCCGACGTCGCAGTGGCCGAGCTTGAGGCGAACCACGCCGAGCTCTTCGCCGTCGTCATCAACCGCGTGACCGACCCCGAGGTCGCCGCCGACCCGGCGACGCTCGTCGATCGCGACGTGCTCGTGTACTCCGTTCCGGACGAGCCCGTGCTGTCCGCACCGACGGTCGCCGACCTCATGGCCGCGTGCGACGGCACGCTCGTACGGGGCGACGAGCGGCTGCTCGGACGCGAGGCCAGCGGCTTCGTCGTGGCCGCGATGACCCTGCCGAACGTGCTCGACCGGCTCTTCGAGAGCGCCGTCGTGATCGTGCCGGGAGACCGCCCCGAGATCGTGCTCGGCGTGCTGTCGGCGCATGCGTCGACCGAGTTCCCCCAGATCGCCGGCGTCGTGCTCAACGGCGGCATCGCGCTGCCTGAGCAGGTCGAGCGGCTCCTGCGCGGAGTCGGCTCCACGATGCCGATCGTCGCCACCGACCTCGGCACGCACGCGACGTCTCAGGCACTGACGGGGCGGCGCGGGCTGCTGACCCGGGAGTCGCCGCGCAAGATCGCGACCGCGCTCGCGGTGTTCGCCGAGCACGTCGACGGCGACGCGCTCCTCGACCGGCTGGAGGTGTCCCGGACGACGGTCGTCACGCCCCTGATGTTCGAGCACACAATCCTGGACCGGGCGACCGCAGACCGGCGCCACATCGTGCTGCCTGAGGGCGAGGACGAGCGCATCTTGCGGGCCGCGGACATCCTGCTGCGTCGCGGCGTCGCTGAGCTGACGCTGCTCGGTGACCCGATCGCGGTGACCGGACGCGCCGCGAGCCTCGGTGTCGACCTGTCCGCCGCCCGGATCGTGGACCCGCGGACGTCGGACGACCGCGAGCACTTCGCGCAGGAGTACTACCGACGCCGCAAGCACCGCGGCGTCGACCTCGAGGACGCGCGGACGACGGTCACCGACGTGTCGTACTTCGGCACGATGATGGTCGAGCTCGGGTACGCCGACGGCATGGTGTCGGGGGCGGTCCACACCACCGCGCACACGATCCGCCCCGCGCTCGAGGTCGTGAAGACGGTGCCGGGAGTCTCGACGGTGTCGTCGGTGTTCTTCATGTGCCTCGAGAACCAGGTGCTGGTCTATGGCGACTGCGCCGTCGTCGTCGACCCCGACGCGACCCAGCTCGCCGACATCGCGATCTCGTCGGCGCATACGGCGTCGGCGTTCGGCATCGAGCCGCGGGTCGCGATGCTGTCGTACTCAACCGGCAGCTCCGGCAGCGGCGCCGACGTCGAGAAGGTCCTCAACGCGACCGGTCTCGCCCAGGAGCGGGCGCCCGAGCTGATGATCGAAGGGCCGATCCAGTACGACGCCGCGATCGACCTCGCCGTCGCGCGCACGAAACTGCCCGAGTCGGAGGTCGCGGGGCGCGCGACGGTGTTCGTGTTCCCTGATCTGAACACGGGCAACAACACCTACAAGGCGGTCCAGCGCTCGGCCCGTGCGGTCGCGGTCGGGCCGGTGCTGCAGGGCCTGCGCAAGCCGGTCAACGACCTCTCGCGCGGCGCCACGGTGCGCGACATCGTCAACACCGTGGCGATCACCGCGATCCAGGCCCAGCAGCTGCCCACCGGCTGACCGCGCCCTCCCACTTTCCGTTGGGCCCCACGCAAAGTCGCCGCCCCACCGGAATGTTGCGGTGGGGCCCGCACTCTCCGTGGGCCCCAACGGAAAGTGCGGCGCTCAGTCCTTGAGCTGCTTGCCGCCGTGCAGCATGGTCAGCAGGCTCGTGAGCTTCTTGTCCTGCGCCGCGGTGCGCTTGAAGGTCGTGAGCACCATCGCCGGCTTGAACCGCGGCACGGTCACCGCATGCGAGTACGTGAACTCCTTGAGCCCGTCCTCGCCGTGGATGCGCCCGAAGCCCGACT
This genomic window contains:
- a CDS encoding RNA helicase, giving the protein MRLVDHLPAAEESDDADVVFDAFSTWAEGEGLTLYPAQEDALIEIVSGSNVILATPTGSGKSLVAAGAQFAAMAKGKRSFYTAPIKALVSEKFFALVEMFGADNVGMMTGDASVNADAPIIAATAEILANKALREGAAAEVGLVVMDEFHFYSEPDRGWAWEVPLLELPHAQFLLMSATLGDTARFEEDLTRRTGRETTLVAGTERPVPLVHEYVTSPVHETVEELLATGQSPIYIVHFTQASAIERAQALSSINVTTRAEKDTIAAALGDFRFQTGFGKTLSRLVRMGIGVHHAGMLPRYRRLVERLTQKGLLKVVCGTDTLGVGINVPIRTVLFSGLSKYDGIRQRHLHVREFQQIAGRAGRAGYDTIGRVVVQAPEHEVENAKMVRKAGDDVKKLRRIQRKKPPEGFVNWSDRTFDKLSTGQPEPLASRMRMTHAMVLNLVARPGDARAAVKSLVMDSHASEADQERMLAEAESIFETLIEGGVVEELAEPDAEGRTVRLTVDLQADFALNQPLAPFAVAALEILDPESPTYALEVVSVFEAILEDPRPIISAQRNRAKGEAVAEMKAEGLEYEERMELLEEVEHPQPLRDELEVAYEAYRTGHPWVSDYELKPKSVAREMWERSMTFAEYVSMYQLARSEGLVLRYLSDIYRTLRHTVPDSYVTDEIDDITYWLGEVVRQTDSSLLDEWEALASGEGGSVDVVIAQHEALDAGPPPVTANERAFRVLVRNALFRRVELMALRRWIDLGAMDGAAGWNADVWQEAIQDYFAEYDTLGTGPDARGPAMLVVDTDPSLVDTDPSPVDTDPSPVDTDPSLVEPVETPRVWHVRQILDDPEGDRDWAIFATVHLDASDEAGEAVVQITDVGPQTDTGV
- a CDS encoding GNAT family N-acetyltransferase — translated: MALFFVADPTVTRPVRAGLLKTWTDASNAGGAIGFVPPVSPLDVEPILDEQLAAVADGRIRMVVGLDGDQVRAAGFLESNSHRLMQHWVWATTIMVHPTAQGRGAGFALMLALGSLARSMPGIEAVRLSCRGGLGLEHFYARCGYKEVGRVPGAIRVGHGDDRDDITMLLTLESRSHPER
- the pta gene encoding phosphate acetyltransferase — its product is MGSSVYIASVEGFTGKSTVALGVVEQLSRRVRRVGVFRPIVRGDVAATGGRDYVLDMLVAHDAVTTSYEEAVGTTYEEIHADPVAAMEQIIDRHAAVAAACDVVVVVGTDYTDVAAPTEFAYNARVAANLASPVLLVLNGADRTRAEVAGISDVAVAELEANHAELFAVVINRVTDPEVAADPATLVDRDVLVYSVPDEPVLSAPTVADLMAACDGTLVRGDERLLGREASGFVVAAMTLPNVLDRLFESAVVIVPGDRPEIVLGVLSAHASTEFPQIAGVVLNGGIALPEQVERLLRGVGSTMPIVATDLGTHATSQALTGRRGLLTRESPRKIATALAVFAEHVDGDALLDRLEVSRTTVVTPLMFEHTILDRATADRRHIVLPEGEDERILRAADILLRRGVAELTLLGDPIAVTGRAASLGVDLSAARIVDPRTSDDREHFAQEYYRRRKHRGVDLEDARTTVTDVSYFGTMMVELGYADGMVSGAVHTTAHTIRPALEVVKTVPGVSTVSSVFFMCLENQVLVYGDCAVVVDPDATQLADIAISSAHTASAFGIEPRVAMLSYSTGSSGSGADVEKVLNATGLAQERAPELMIEGPIQYDAAIDLAVARTKLPESEVAGRATVFVFPDLNTGNNTYKAVQRSARAVAVGPVLQGLRKPVNDLSRGATVRDIVNTVAITAIQAQQLPTG